The DNA region TTTTCCCGATAATCTGAACCTCAGCAATGTTGTTTTGCAGTTGGTTGATTTTGTAATATCGGGTTCGGTCAATGTATCGGTTGGGGTAAAAATTCAGTAAATCTCCGTATTTGTGAATCCCCAATTCCTTACGAAGCAATTCGCCCCGGCTGGGGCCAACACCTTTTAAGTATTCGATAGGAGTGAGAAGGAGATTGTTAGAAGACATGTATTGATTTTTGATTTAAGAATGCTGATTTCAGATTTTAGATTTGGAGGCGGTTGTTTTTGTACCAATCTTTAAATTTTCAAATCATTTAATCTTTAAATTTCAAAAAACGAAGATAGTTCTTAATTGGGAATTTTAAAAATGGGATTTTTTCTGGATTATTATAATTTTTTAGTATCGTCATATTTAGTGATATTTTTAATTATCGCTTTATTTGGCGATATTTTATTTAACCGCAAAGGACACAAAGAAATCGCTAAGCTCGCAAAGAAAATTTGTGATAATTTGTGATTAAAATATTTAACAGCAAAGATTTGAAAGTTTTTCGCAAAGTATTCAAAGAAAAATAATCTGTGTTAATCAGTGAAATCTGTGGTTAAAATATTTAACCGCAAAGTTTTGAAAGTTTATCGCAAAGTTTAGAAAGAAAAAGATCTGCTAAAATCCGTAAAATCTGCGTGCCATAACTTTTTACACAGTTTTAAAAATAACAAAGCTTCGCAAAATCTTTATAAAAACTTTGCGAAACCTATATATTCTTTGCGGTAAAAATAATGGTAAATTAAACCTTATTCCGGGATTTGCTGACTCAAGCAGTGCAAAGTCCCAAATCCCCAGATTAAATCAATCGCACTAATACCAATTATTTCTCTGTCAGGGAAACATTCCGCCAAGATGTTCAATGCTTTTCGGTCGTTCACATCGTTGAATGTGGGAACCAAAACACAATTATTTAAAATCAGGAAGTTGGCATAACTCGCGGGCAAACGTAAATCTTCAAAATCCAATCTTTTTGGCATCGGAAGTGTAACAATTACAGGCGATTGTCCGTTTTCTAGTTTAGCGTTTTGCAAACGTTTTAAGTTATCTTGCAAAGGCTTATAATTTGCATCTTTAGGATCCGTTTCAACGATAGTCACAATCGTATCTTCGTTGACAAATCGAGCCAAATCATCTATATGTCCGTGCGTGTCATCACCTTCCACACCATCACCAAGCCAAATCACATTGGTAACACCTAAATATTCTTTAAAAACCGCTTCGTAATCTTGCTTCGTAAATCCGGTATTACGCACCTGAATACTAGGGTGCATCAGGCATTCCTCCGAAGTTAATAACGTACCACGACCGTTTACATCAATCGCACCACCTTCTACAATTACGGGTTTTCCTTTATAAGTTACCTGTGTCAAAGGCATTTGCAAAGCATCCGCCACCTTAGCAGGAACATGTTTGTCCAGTTGGTAATTTTTGTATTTCGCCCAACCGTTGAAGTTAAAATTCAAAGCCTCTCTTTTGCCGTCTTTGTACACCACAATAGGTCCCGAATCACGCATCCAGCTACGATTCGTTTTTTGAAGAATAAATTGCACCTGATCCAAGTTGACACGCGCTCTGTCCAGCATATCGGTAACCTTAGCCTGTAATTTTTCGTCAATAACAACTAAGAAGACCTTTTCGTAAGTAGCCACCTTTTTGATAAACTCCACAAAAGCCCATTGAATCGCTTCGTATTTCCCTGGCCAATCGTTTCCGTTGTGCGGAAAACAAAGTAAAATTCCCTCTTGTTTTTCCCATTCAGCAGGAAAACGTCTGTTAGTAGTTGTCATAAAAAAGGCGTATTATTTTAAGACCGCAAATATAAGCATTCAGGAGGATTATAAAAACCGAGCCGAACAAAAGTGCAACATTAGATCATTTCATTTTTCACCATTAATGAGCTAAAGGAATTAAGCAAAATGAGATTCGTATTTCAAGGAGCTATTTCCAGCCCTCCGTTACAAGGTATTTGGGATTTCCTTCTTTTTCTAAGCGCTGGCAGGAGCTTCTTGCAGTCGCTCTACCAGCACAAGAAAAAAGTGAGGCTCTCCCCGCATACGCTATTCACTTCGGTCTGGGCTAGGGAAGTGGTGTTTTTTAAAAATGTGATTTTTGATAAATTAACATTTCAAAGATTTTCGAAACGATTTTCTAACATGGCGTCTATACTTGTTAATTATTAAATAATATAGGCTTAATCCTAAGATTTCATGTTGCATCTACTTTTTGTGGCAAACTATCAAAAATAATAAAACATGAAAAATTTTGGAATTTCATTAGTTGCAGCCTTGT from Flavobacterium nitratireducens includes:
- a CDS encoding agmatine deiminase family protein, producing MTTTNRRFPAEWEKQEGILLCFPHNGNDWPGKYEAIQWAFVEFIKKVATYEKVFLVVIDEKLQAKVTDMLDRARVNLDQVQFILQKTNRSWMRDSGPIVVYKDGKREALNFNFNGWAKYKNYQLDKHVPAKVADALQMPLTQVTYKGKPVIVEGGAIDVNGRGTLLTSEECLMHPSIQVRNTGFTKQDYEAVFKEYLGVTNVIWLGDGVEGDDTHGHIDDLARFVNEDTIVTIVETDPKDANYKPLQDNLKRLQNAKLENGQSPVIVTLPMPKRLDFEDLRLPASYANFLILNNCVLVPTFNDVNDRKALNILAECFPDREIIGISAIDLIWGFGTLHCLSQQIPE